In Rhizobium sp. 11515TR, the DNA window CGGGTGAAACTGTTGATCGAGGTGTAAAGCCCGAAAAACCGGTCGAGGACACTGCCGAAGAGATAGGCCGAAGGCCTGTCGATGGCGGCCGGGTCAAATTCCAGCCGGATATCCGTGCCCGTCACCATCCCGCCGCTGCCAAGTCGCGTCATCGAGCTTTTTGCGTCGACCCGCACAAGAGCGTCGGCAAGTAGTCTGGTTTCGCGGCTGTCCCTGAAGGCATAGAGCGCAAGAATATCCTTCAGCGCGGCACCATCATTGTCGAAAATGGAAAGATGATTGAGCTGGAGATGCGACATGAGCCGCCAGTTGCGCCCTTGCTGCTCGTTCATTCGCACAGAAGGCGTAGGTGCCATCAAGGCTTCGACTGAGCCGACTGCCTCGCTGCCGGACGCCAGCTGCAAATAGGGATGGCCACCGCCAAAAGGCAGTTGCTCCGGCAGTTCGCGGTTGAGGCACAGGGCGTCGATGCTGGCGATCTTGTCGAGGGGACCGCTTGCCCGGCGGGCACGGTCTACGAAGGTGATTTCCATATCCGAGGTATGGTCGTCGGCATCGAAACGGCGCGCGCACTGCCAGAAAAGCGATGAGGCTCCGCCCTTCAGGCTGCGGCCGAAGAAGGGTTGGCACTGTTCCTCGTCTCCGGTGCGCGCGGATACGACCACTTTCTCGATCGCATAAATCTCGCGCGTCTTTTGCCGCCTGGCGTCCGGCAGCACGCGATATTCCGTGCGTGTGCCGTCGAGCGCGATCGGTTCGCAGTTTTGGCGAAACAGGTTGACGATCGGAGTGGCATTCAAGACGAAATCACGGGTGGAAATGATACGCTCCAGCTTTGCGCTGGTTTCATCGAGATAGATGAAGATTTCCAGTGTCTCGCCGCGCCAGGCCTTCAGCCCGACGATGTCGATGAAGAGGAATTTTTGTGGCAAGGCAAAGAATTCCGTCAGCAGACGATAGCCGGTAAAGCTTGAGCTTGGATAGGGCAGGATCGCTTCATCCGGCTCGAAACCGACAGCCTGCAATGCCTTGGCCGGCAACATGATCGGAGCACGGTCATCGGCGTGGTGGGCAAGGGCGACGCCGAGCGTGTGATTGACGAGAAGCTCGTGGATGGCGACAGCCTGCTGCCAGGACGAACCGATATGAAGCCGCAGCCTGTCGAGGCCGATCTCGCCGAGCGGCTTGTTTGCATCCCGCGCCCGGATCGATAGACGCAGGCAACCGGCCGCACCTGCATGAGAGGAGGGCGGCGCGCTGATCGGGTGGCCGGTCAACGATGCGGAAACGATCTCGATCGGCGCGACCTGCGTATCCTGCGTCGTGCGGAAACGGCAGCTCTCGCCGCCGATCGGCTCTGCGAAGATTTCGGTGTGACGCGGCACCGTCTGCACCGATGTCAGCGTGCTGCTTGGTACGAAGCGCACGATGCTCATCGAGGGCAATGGCGCCAGATAGTGCGGATAAAGGGTTTCCAGCAAGCCATCCGTCAGTTCCGGAAACTCGTCATCGAGCTTCTGGCGTACGCGGGCGGCCGAATAGGCGAAGCTCTGGATCAGCCGTTCGACATGCGGATCGTCCGCAACCTCGCCGGTCAGGCGTAGCCGGCCGGCGAT includes these proteins:
- the tssF gene encoding type VI secretion system baseplate subunit TssF, with product MADGFLQRYNDELAAIRRRAARFADAFPKIAGRLRLTGEVADDPHVERLIQSFAYSAARVRQKLDDEFPELTDGLLETLYPHYLAPLPSMSIVRFVPSSTLTSVQTVPRHTEIFAEPIGGESCRFRTTQDTQVAPIEIVSASLTGHPISAPPSSHAGAAGCLRLSIRARDANKPLGEIGLDRLRLHIGSSWQQAVAIHELLVNHTLGVALAHHADDRAPIMLPAKALQAVGFEPDEAILPYPSSSFTGYRLLTEFFALPQKFLFIDIVGLKAWRGETLEIFIYLDETSAKLERIISTRDFVLNATPIVNLFRQNCEPIALDGTRTEYRVLPDARRQKTREIYAIEKVVVSARTGDEEQCQPFFGRSLKGGASSLFWQCARRFDADDHTSDMEITFVDRARRASGPLDKIASIDALCLNRELPEQLPFGGGHPYLQLASGSEAVGSVEALMAPTPSVRMNEQQGRNWRLMSHLQLNHLSIFDNDGAALKDILALYAFRDSRETRLLADALVRVDAKSSMTRLGSGGMVTGTDIRLEFDPAAIDRPSAYLFGSVLDRFFGLYTSINSFTRLSISMKGQSKPIAVWPARAAERPLL